From a single Salvelinus namaycush isolate Seneca chromosome 14, SaNama_1.0, whole genome shotgun sequence genomic region:
- the LOC120059002 gene encoding transcription factor HES-5-like, with translation MAPCSTNCSFQHLRFAEKDIKIRKPIVEKMRRDRINGCIEQLKLILEKEFHKQDPNTKLEKADILEMTVSFLRQQLQPDPSQRDYGEGYSQCWRESLQFLSGSPKRDTTSIITSAGPLQGLQQQLSTQAQRSIQQHPMGHSTSPVSSTLRPTTNANTTLQDTGAKGPVWRPW, from the exons ATGGCTCCCTGTTCAACCAACTGCTCTTTCCAGCACCTGAGGTTTGCAGAAAAAGACATTAAG ATAAGGAAACCCATCGTGGAGAAGATGCGTCGGGATCGCATCAACGGCTGCATCGAGCAGCTCAAGCTCATCCTGGAGAAGGAGTTCCACAAACAGGACCCCAACACCAAGCTGGAGAAAGCCGACATCCTGGAGATGACCGTGAGCTTCCTGAGGCAGCAGCTGCAGCCGGATCCATCTCAGAGGGACTACGGCGAGGGTTATTCACAGTGTTGGAGGGAGTCTCTGCAGTTCCTGTCCGGAAGCCCCAAGAGAGACACCACTTCCATCATCACCTCGGCTGGACCTCTTCAGGGGCTCCAGCAACAGCTCTCCACCCAGGCCCAGAGATCCATCCAGCAGCACCCAATGGGCCATTCCACCTCCCCAGTCTCCTCCACCCTCCGACCCACCACTAACGCCAACACCACGCTCCAGGACACAGGAGCTAAAGGCCCAGTCTGGAGGCCCTGGTAG